Proteins from a single region of Hydra vulgaris chromosome 12, alternate assembly HydraT2T_AEP:
- the LOC136088473 gene encoding uncharacterized protein LOC136088473, which translates to MPRIGCYKKWRSGEVSVPRTTRWRMSKVDCAQQQNESTSDDNDYIEDEFMDHLSDFDEPENETIHNECDENASSESPPLYPGSKINVSNACLCIMTFILRFNLSYEALEALLTLLTILLPHSVLPTSKYLFLKFFKKEKDLYEKVFFCDVCEVALSSNKQCTKCLKYFTSSYLYKKCNFFRILNINKQLKNTCDNNWIHLADLEENGQATIRLVVNTDGVPVF; encoded by the coding sequence ATGCCTAGAATTGGTTGCTACAAGAAATGGCGATCAGGGGAAGTAAGTGTTCCAAGAACAACACGTTGGAGGATGTCAAAAGTTGATTGTGCTCAACAACAGAATGAGAGCACCTCTGATGACAATGATTATATTGAAGATGAATTTATGGATCATTTATCTGACTTTGATGAACCAGAAAATGAAACAATTCATAATGAGTGTGATGAAAATGCAAGTTCAGAGAGTCCACCTCTGTATCCTGGCTCAAAGATAAATGTCTCTAATGCATGTTTATGCATAATGACTTTTATTTTGCGTTTTAATTTGTCCTACGAAGCCTTAGAGGCGTTGTTAACACTCTTAACTATTTTATTGCCACACAGTGTTTTGCCCACatctaaatatttgtttttgaagtttttcaagaaggaaaaagatttatatgaaaaagtttttttttgtgatgtttGTGAAGTTGCTTTAAGTTCTAATAAGCAGTgtacaaaatgtttgaaatattttacatcATCCTATCTTTATAAGAAATGCAACTTTTTTcgtattttaaacataaacaaacagcTTAAAAACACTTGTGATAACAATTGGATACATTTAGCAGATCTTGAAGAAAATGGGCAAGCAACAATTAGACTTGTTGTTAATACTGATGGAGTTCCCGTTTTCTAA